GATCAATCCATAGAGGGGCAACCACCATTGGAACTCCCAGGCTGAGTGCCTCCAGAGTGGAGTTCCAACCGCCATGGGTGAGGAAGCATCCTAACGCCCTGTGTGCTAAAACCTCTAGCTGAGGACACCATGACACCACCAGGCCCTTTTCTGCTGTCTCCTCCTTGAAGTTTTGAGGCAGTTTGGCCTGCTCAGATTCCCTGACCACCATCAAGAAGTAGGCATTGCTCCTCCTCAAACCCCAAGCTACTTCCTCCATTTGCTCGGGTTCTAGCTTCGCGAAGCTCCCGTATGAGGCGTAAACAACGGATCCATTAGGCTTGCTGTCAAGCCATTCCATGCAGACACCTGTGACTGGCATGAGCATGTTAAGGCCATAGTCTTTGTCATCTCCAAGCCGTTTATCTAAGTAAGCAGAGGGAAGGGTTGGGCCGATTGTCCTGAGTGGACAGATCTTCGCCATCCAATCCACCACCTGGGAATTCAATGGCAAACTTAGATTAACAAAAGAGTATCAAATGCTTAATTTGACCCAAAAGATTAAGCCATTAGCTATTGGGTCGATCATCTCAAACAGGACTTTTCCTTACCCTGATAAACCTTTTATTTGACCCAAAAGAGAAACTATGGAGTAATGAGTCAATAAATTTCTCaacctaaaagcttaagctccAGCAGGGACTTTTCCTTCTAACAACGTCCTCCTTTTTAATAGGAAAAGCTTAAACTGTTAGATAATAAGTACCCAAGAATGTACATGTAGCCAACTTAGATGAAGTACCTTACCTTTTCCTCTAACTTGTAGAAGGTGTTGCAGAACACCCAGTCTACCTTCTCAATATTGGAGAACTGATTCACAATCATGTTGAAGAAATCCGGGTAGGAGCCATAAAGATAAACAAGAGATGGCAGGTCGCAGGCTTGAAGAGGGAACAATCCAGGAACCACAACTTCAGGCTCTGAAAGAGGAAGCGTGAGCATACCCTGGTGGACATGGTAGTGTATGTTGTTGACCGTACAAGACTGAGTGAAAAACACAGCCCCCACAAGCCCTAACTTCTTGGCAACATCAAGAGCCCAAGGCAAAAATGCATCATACACAACACAATCAACTGGACACCCTGAGCTTTTGAGCTTCTCAATGAGGCTGCCTAGGGTTTCTGAGCCAACCACCCGAAACCGCTCCATGTAGGCAGCACCACTCTCCGCTTGGGCGAAGCCACCTTCATCATATCCATCAGAGATGGTCTCAATGGTGATGGGACCGGAGTCTCCGAGCAAGGACTTGGAGATGAAGCACGTAACAGCCAGCGTGACTTTGGCCCCATTGTGTACCAAACGCTTGGAGAATTGGAGCATAGGGTTTATGTGGCCTTGGCTTGGATACGGGAGGACTATGCAGTGAGATTTGTGGGTTCTCTTTTCCTTCTCCATATTCCTTCAAATCTTTCACACACTCTTGAGCTCTTGCTCTCTTCTTGTTTTCACTTGTAAATGGAAAATCATCACTCCAaccatgggtttttttttttgttttcctaatcaaagaattgaatcTCATTTTCTACTTAGAAGAGCTAAAAATGCAAGATCAAAGATAAGCATACAATTGAATGAGATCCAAACTTGAGTTATtactaatttatatatatataacttttccATAAAATAcaacatataaatatttagtatattaattttatattccaGCTATATGATTTAAAGTGTTCCTTTTCAATACAAACGCTACCTTATGACAACTGACAACTTGTTTGACAAGAAAGTTAAAAGTATGTCATCTTCTTTGTTAAATAAATATGGAGATGGTGAAACTAAAAAAGGGTTGTGACTTGTGAGGGGGGTCTTGTGGCTATCAGTGttagagttatttatttagtaATATCAAGTAGctttatttagttactatttttctttcttatttaattactatattagaattattctctttctttttaggttttattaggtctatttaaatcctaatagagttgtatctttttttttttttttcaagagaatTCATAATGAGAAATCctagattttcttttctctctcttttttttgaatctttttttggatttcaacaaCTAGTTATTGAATGTTTGCTAATTTGTTaccaattttattaattaacaaGTTTGTAGTATATGGGTAGGCTGTAGGCATGACATGTGATTGTTGTCATCAATGATGTGTGTAGAGAAGTGGACATGTGAGGGTGAgattgttcatagcttctatcCTCCAAGATGTCCAACTATGTATGCATACTATTTTGAGAGGGATATTCTTTATATTCTTTCCCCCTAAGATaagaatatacatatttttgAGTTGTTTGCATTTATataccttcttttttcttttccttcttctttataTAATTTGTACATGAATGACTAGCTAGCACTTTGGCttaatattttatccttttGCAAGTTGAGCATATACTGCAAAACTATTGTTAGACCAAGGGTATGATTTGGGAGTTTTGGGGAGTGATTATATGAGGTTGggaatattttctaatatttgaaaaagttttttattgaGGGAAGTTTAGAGTTAATTCCAAATTTTCCACACCATTAATGTATTATATTTGGAATCTACAAATAATATTTGGTTCTCTCCACATGAATATATTTAGGcttattatttatgttatttttggtaaatttttatcatgaaaataCTTGGGAAGACATTGAGGATGAATTTGGAGATGAATGGAGGATGAAAACTCGAAAAAGGGTGGGGAAAGAATAAGGCAAAGGAGGAGGAGATTGTTGGCATTGTTCAAAACCCCGACAACCCATAGGCGATAGAGCATCGACTCCTTGGGGGACCATCAACACTATTTAGACCTAAAATGATAAACCTCGACAATCTATCCTACAATAGAGTATTGGCTAAAAGATAGTTGTCTAGCTCCTTGGCATTGCACACCTTGGAGCCATCCAAATCCTTGTTGTCGAACGTCTTATAGTCATCTATCTCCTTAGAGCTGCACCCCTTGGAGTTGTAAGAAACAGAGAAGAATTATATGTTGAGAGAACTTaagtttctttcaaaatattttagaattatgaagagACTAAGAGAGAAGAAATGGAGGAAGGTGAGTGTGTACTAAGTTGTAAGGGCACTTTAGTCTTTGtattaagggtatttttggtCCTTAAAAAGAGCATAGTTGAGATGGTGGGTGTAAAGAGTTTAGGTTAGGGCATTTAtaaattctctatttttttttcatatttttctcctCTCAATTAGTACTTTTCTCTTCTCAATGCACATATTTCCAATACCCAATCAAGATACTTTTCTCTTCTCAAGTATTTGCAATATTCAAATACAAACCCTTCCACTTTGTGCTTCTTATGCCGCTTACCATTTTCCACTACTCACATTCGTTTTATATCATTAGTTTTCAATCCATTGTCATTGCTCTCATTAACCAAGGACAATATTGTTGTCAACTACCATTCTAAATCaccttaaaagagaaaatttatattattaatgtttaaatatataaatatattaaatgctTAAAACATTAACAAAACAAACATATCATTTACATATGACTAATTAATCATTATAGTTGATATATTCAAATTTGagattgaaaaaacaaaaataacaatcaaATATCATTCAAGGATGCTTGGGccaaattttactttttaaatccAATTTCAAGTCCAATCATCATATTACTCCATTAGATGCCAATTAGGTAACCTAGTTATTCCTCAATTACCTTaactatatttatttaaactatCCCAAGATAAATTTTCTACGATGTTAAGTCTTCACAAGAAAATATGTCGAGTCTTAATACAGGATGAATGGAACAaagctaataaaaaaatttgacgcatgaatatcataatttttaactaGATTTATttgcatattaaaaaataatgaagacccttcttttttctcaaacatatattttaaaaaaaatatatttttaatatcaaatcatttttattttttaacaaatataacttCACATCAACCTTCACTTCTACTTTacttttttaatagaaaaacaagTCCTCATATTTCAATCTTGGAAAAGCATtaactaattatttaatatacatTTATCAACTCATATCCACGCCATTAAGCTTTTCAAAATTACCAAGAAATAACTGATGCAGCAGAGAGCCTTCTCAATCTTTGAGATCACATGTTCTCCCTGATATTTTTGGAGGATATTTATATagaaagttaatttttaaattttaggttccactttcttagaaaattttccTCCTAACTGCTTTGGAACACTTCAAATTTTCCCAGAATCCAAATAAACCCTAGAAATTGGTCCTTAATAATATGGCTTCTCTTGTCCAAATTTTTGGCTACTGATGGTAACTGAACATTTATTATATCCATAATTTTTGGCTGCCTTTTGGAGACTACCCTGTAGGATACAGCTGAGGAATTGGGAATGCAAAATTATATTTGGGTTAAGGTTTGTAGCATTATGTGAATTCTAATTGCAAATTCATTTTTGTAGCATGTTTCAGCTTCCAACCACATGAAAACCAAAACTTGGGTGTAAGACAGACATCTATCTAACCATTAACATACTCTATTTAACAAACTGACAGGAAACTCAGCTGTTTAAAATGGCACAGTAGCTATACCACCTCatttgtttgcttgtttttgTTTCTGTTGTTGTTGTTGGGATTTTAGTTTTATggctttttgttttctcatttttcttaatttttattttttaatatcggAGAACCCACCCAACAACTGCTTTATCAGCTCATTACAGTTAGGCTCTGCATGTTTATTGTTTG
Above is a genomic segment from Vitis riparia cultivar Riparia Gloire de Montpellier isolate 1030 chromosome 7, EGFV_Vit.rip_1.0, whole genome shotgun sequence containing:
- the LOC117918364 gene encoding UDP-glycosyltransferase 74G1-like, which encodes MEKEKRTHKSHCIVLPYPSQGHINPMLQFSKRLVHNGAKVTLAVTCFISKSLLGDSGPITIETISDGYDEGGFAQAESGAAYMERFRVVGSETLGSLIEKLKSSGCPVDCVVYDAFLPWALDVAKKLGLVGAVFFTQSCTVNNIHYHVHQGMLTLPLSEPEVVVPGLFPLQACDLPSLVYLYGSYPDFFNMIVNQFSNIEKVDWVFCNTFYKLEEKVVDWMAKICPLRTIGPTLPSAYLDKRLGDDKDYGLNMLMPVTGVCMEWLDSKPNGSVVYASYGSFAKLEPEQMEEVAWGLRRSNAYFLMVVRESEQAKLPQNFKEETAEKGLVVSWCPQLEVLAHRALGCFLTHGGWNSTLEALSLGVPMVVAPLWIDQPTNAKCVEDVWGIGLRARADDKGIVRREVLEDCIGKVMGSDGLKEIKNNALKWKNLAREAVDEGGSSDKCIDEFVAKLTAS